The sequence TATCCAGTAAGAAGGTCATGAACCTCGACACCGTACATAAACCTAAAAAGGGCATTGAAAATCTTGTTACCGATAAGGTTTAACCTCGTAAAAGCACCCTTTTCAAAATTACTCAAACGATTTCCAATAACGTGCTCCGCTATGCCCCTCTCAATCGGCTGGAGGAGTTTTGTTACATCCTTAGGGTCATACGTTCCATCCCCGTCAATAATAACAGCCACCGGCGTGTTTACCATTTTAAACGCCTCTGCAACGGCCTGTCCCTTGCCCTTCCCGCTCTGGAGAACGACTCTGGCACCCTTCTCCTTGGCTATCTCCCTTGTCCTATCTGTGCTGTGGCCGTCGATGACGAGGATGTTTGTGTAGCCGAGCTCTTTAAAGCCATCTATAACCTCCCCAATTCCATCTTCCTCATTTAATGTTGGGATTATCACCGTAACTTTCGATGGGTCGAGCTTTTCTATCTCACCCATTTAAATAGCCCCCAAGTCTCGTTTTTATCATGTTTGTCTTCGTGCTTTTCGCGATATCGGAAGTTCTATCCTCGCTTCCATCAACAACAAGAACATCCCCGTACTTCTTAGCTAAAGCAACAACTGACCCAATCGTTAGCTCCTCGTTGTATGCGGGGATCACTATCAGGGTCTTCATGTTATTCACCTTCAGACTTTAGGACTTCTACCAGCTTATCTTTTAGCTGGGGAAGTTGGGAGGAAATTATTACCCATACCACCTTTAAGTCGACTCCAAAATACTGGTGAATAACAACGTTTCTGAGGCCCACTATCCTCTTCCATGGGATTTCCTGGTACTTCTTTCTTATCTCCTCAGGAATGTTCCGGGCGGCTTCTCCGAGGATCTCTAAATTCCTTACAACTGCATCGATTGTTTTCCTATCATTTATGAAATCCTCGAAGGAATAACCTTTTGTGTATTCTTCAATCCTCTCAACGGCTTCGAGCATGTCCTCAAGGAAAAGCCTGTAGTCCCGTTTAGACATGGATAAGCTCCTCCCTGATGTATTTCCAGAGCTTGGGCTTTCTCATCACGCCGTCCTTTGTCACCAGATCAACTTTTACCCCAAGTAAGCTTTCTAAGTATTCTTTTAGATCCACAATCTCCCACCCGATAGGCTCATAAAAGTCTACAAGAATGTCAACGTCGCTTGTTTCTTTAGCCTCTCCCCTAACGTAAGACCCAAAAATACCGATCTCCTTAACCTTAAACTTCCTCCTCAGCTCTTCCTTATGCTCCCTCAAAATTTTCTCAATCTCTTCAAGGGTTCTCATGTTATTCACCAAGCTTTTTCTTTATATCCTTGAGCTCTTCGATTAAATAGAAGGCATTAACTCCAAACTTTTTAGCGCTTTCCACTTGAACTTTATCGTTTGATACGAGGATTGCATCTCTAACCTTTGCAGTGGCGATGTAGAACGAGTCTATTGCCCTGCATCCTGTCTCAAATGCTATCAAAAAGGCGAGCTCATAAATTTCGCTGTCTTCAACAAAGTTAACATCATTAAAGACCTCCTCCGCAATAATTGAGGCTCTGTCTTTCTTTGTCCTCCTAACTAGTTGCCCGATGAGCTCTATTTTGAATAGTCTGGGCTCAAAAATTGGGACTTCTTTTTCCTCTATAGTCTTAAATAAGGCATCCGCAAGTTTGGTTCTTTTTCTGTCATATTCAAAGAACAAATCTATGAAGACCGATGTATCAACAACAATCATCTCCTCTCCTCCAGGAACTCCCTGAGGGCATCCTCCTTTACCTTTATCCTGTATTTCTTCGCTATCTCGGATATTCGCTTTGGTAATCTTATGATCACAATTCCCCTCGTGCCTTCCTTTAATTTTATCTGTTTTAAAGGCTTGAAGACACCGTCCTTATAGACAACCTCAATCTCCTCCATTCAAACACCTCCTCAACAAACTTAACCGGATTCATAACCCTCACCTTGATTTTATCCCTGTTCTCTTTAACCTTTTTGATAAGGGAATCATCCGTCGTTAGCATCACATCAGCACTTTTCTCAGCGCAGGGCTTCGAGCATGTCCTCAAGGAAAAGCCTGTAGTCCCGTTTAGACATGGATAAGCTCCTCCCTGATGTATTTCCAGAGCTTGGGCTTTCTCATCACGCCGTCCTTTGTTACTAAATCAACTTTTACTCCAAGTAAACTTTCTAAGTATTCTTTTAGATCCACAATCTCCCACCCGATAGGCTCATAAAAGTCTACAAGAATGTCAACGTCGCTTGTTTCTTTAGCCTCTCCCCTAACGTAAGACCCAAATATTCCAATCTCCTTAACCTTAAACTTCCTCCTCAGCTCTTCCCTGTGCTCCCTCAAAATTTTCTCAATCTCTTCAAGGGTTCTCATATTGACCACGCACTTCTTTCCTCAGCTTCTCAAGACTGTCTATCAAAACTATTCCCTCTTTTTTGCATGCATTTTCAAAGTCACTATCAAAGGATATCAGATATTTGATACTATAAAACTTGCAGGTGGCTAAGATGAGAGCATCATTTGGGAGCAAACCATATTTTCTAGAGATTTCAGTTGAAAGGAGTGTTATTTCAGAGGTTATTTCCAGAAAATTTGGGATGCTCAACATTGGAAAAAGGGATTTTAGGAATTCCTCTGCTGTTTCTTTAACTGATGCTTTGTTCTTTTTCAGTTCCCAATAGGATTTCCCAGTTTTTACCTTATAAAGATAAAAAATACTTCACTGTATACGATTCCATTTATGAAGGTGGTAAACTTGCCCTTAAAGATGTAATCCAACAGCTCAACTGCTCTGGGGTTATTTTTTGCAAATTCGATTATAACATTACTGTCAAGGAATAAGCTCGTCATAGAGTTCTGCCTCCAGCTCTTCCCAGCTTTTTGCAGTCTTTAGAGAACCTCTCGCTTTTTTTAAAGCCTCATCAACATTTATCCTGGCTTTTAATCTCTCAATCTCCTCCCTGATCTTCATCTCAACTTCTTTTGGAACCTTAAACGTGATAACAACTTCCGCCATAACATATCTCCTCCCTTTTGCGAGGGTTCCAACGAGTTAGCCCCTCGCCATTGGCGGGAAGGTTTGCGGGCCCATCACCTACTCCCGTTGCCGGTTTCGGTTCAGCCCGGTCTTAAGCCAATTACCGTTCTGGTTGCCCGCTACAATGGTTTCGCATGTCCCAAAAGTAGCGGACAACCAGAACGGAGGTCAGCATTAGGTCTTTTCATACAGTACAGCGCCCTCGGACAGTATAATTTTATGGAACGATGTTTCTTTTAGTCTCTCAAACTCTTCTTTACTCTCGGTGATTGCATTTATTAAAACCCCATATTTAAGCATAATTTCAAAGATTAGGTCGAGTATATCATCTAAGCTAAGCTCGCCAACTATCAAAACATCAATGTCGCTCTCCTCATCGTAGTCCCTCCTTACATAGGAGCCAAACAGCACAATCTTCTCAATCCTCCCGGGAAATTGAGCTTTTAATTTTTCAATGAACTCCTTCAACGCTTTCTCTCTCATACTCAACCACCTTCAAAATTTCTTTGGCCTTCTCCAAGAACTTCTCAGCATCTTCTAATATCTCCTCAGCTTCTTCCCTAACTGGTGAGTAGAAAACATTATAATCGGCTTTTGTTCTAAGTTCAAAAGCTCTGGTTAAAGCCTTCCCGTAAACTTCATCGACAATGCCTTCTTTAACGAAATACCGCCCGAACATAGATACAACTCCGGCATGCTTTCTTGGAATTATATCTCTCATTAAAAGCAAAGCCCTTGCTGCGTGAAACATTGAGTAATAAGCCCTGCTGATTGCATCTCTATATTTTCCGTTTTCAAACAGCAGATAAGCCGATGAAAGCTCTTCTTCAGCAACTTCAATTTCTTTGATTATCTCTTCCTTGAGCATCTTATTCACCAGTTTCTTCAGCTTCTTCTCTCTTTTATCTCACTCTTGTCTATGTCCTCCGCAGTAGAGGCTGTCCAATAAATTCCATTCTGTTTTAAAGGCCTGAAGACACCATCCTTATAGACAACCTCAATCTCATCCATTTATTCCCCCTCCAGTTAGCCTTTATCGTGGAGCTTTCGGGGGAAATAAGCCCCCACACCTTTCGTTGAGTCCCCCATTCGGGCTTGTAAACCCCACATACCGGGAACTGCCACATCACTAAAAACTACCTCACAGGACTACATAAAAATTACGAAAACAAAAACCATCAAATACTTTGCTTGTTACATTTTCTTTTGAAAGCCTCCCCTTTAGGGGCAGTTGATGGACAAGAAGGGAATAGAGAGAATCAAAAAGGCTGACCTCCTCCCCGCCCTGAAGGCTGAGGCTTTCGAAAGGTAACTCTTTATAATTACCCCCCCAGTCTTCAACCCCTCCGAAATATCCCCCTATCAACTATCTTCTTGCCCACAGCATAG comes from Thermococcus aggregans and encodes:
- the aglJ gene encoding S-layer glycoprotein N-glycosyltransferase AglJ, producing MGEIEKLDPSKVTVIIPTLNEEDGIGEVIDGFKELGYTNILVIDGHSTDRTREIAKEKGARVVLQSGKGKGQAVAEAFKMVNTPVAVIIDGDGTYDPKDVTKLLQPIERGIAEHVIGNRLSNFEKGAFTRLNLIGNKIFNALFRFMYGVEVHDLLTGYRALTRDLYKSVELEKHGFEVETELTVETIAKGFRIAEVPINYYRRKGKANLHPIKDGWRIGKTIIELLVRYNPAKYLYFIGGLFLLFGLIFGVYVVHEWFNHVSHNLLAIVTSILVLGGIQFIAIGFVMTYMFKVMTEIKKGLREMKE
- a CDS encoding glycosyltransferase — its product is MKTLIVIPAYNEELTIGSVVALAKKYGDVLVVDGSEDRTSDIAKSTKTNMIKTRLGGYLNG
- a CDS encoding HepT-like ribonuclease domain-containing protein encodes the protein MSKRDYRLFLEDMLEAVERIEEYTKGYSFEDFINDRKTIDAVVRNLEILGEAARNIPEEIRKKYQEIPWKRIVGLRNVVIHQYFGVDLKVVWVIISSQLPQLKDKLVEVLKSEGE
- a CDS encoding nucleotidyltransferase family protein; protein product: MRTLEEIEKILREHKEELRRKFKVKEIGIFGSYVRGEAKETSDVDILVDFYEPIGWEIVDLKEYLESLLGVKVDLVTKDGVMRKPKLWKYIREELIHV
- a CDS encoding type II toxin-antitoxin system VapC family toxin gives rise to the protein MIVVDTSVFIDLFFEYDRKRTKLADALFKTIEEKEVPIFEPRLFKIELIGQLVRRTKKDRASIIAEEVFNDVNFVEDSEIYELAFLIAFETGCRAIDSFYIATAKVRDAILVSNDKVQVESAKKFGVNAFYLIEELKDIKKKLGE
- a CDS encoding antitoxin AF2212-like protein, producing MEEIEVVYKDGVFKPLKQIKLKEGTRGIVIIRLPKRISEIAKKYRIKVKEDALREFLEERR
- a CDS encoding nucleotidyltransferase family protein codes for the protein MRTLEEIEKILREHREELRRKFKVKEIGIFGSYVRGEAKETSDVDILVDFYEPIGWEIVDLKEYLESLLGVKVDLVTKDGVMRKPKLWKYIREELIHV
- a CDS encoding PIN domain-containing protein; the protein is MEITSEITLLSTEISRKYGLLPNDALILATCKFYSIKYLISFDSDFENACKKEGIVLIDSLEKLRKEVRGQYENP
- a CDS encoding nucleotidyltransferase domain-containing protein encodes the protein MREKALKEFIEKLKAQFPGRIEKIVLFGSYVRRDYDEESDIDVLIVGELSLDDILDLIFEIMLKYGVLINAITESKEEFERLKETSFHKIILSEGAVLYEKT
- a CDS encoding HEPN domain-containing protein, which translates into the protein MLKEEIIKEIEVAEEELSSAYLLFENGKYRDAISRAYYSMFHAARALLLMRDIIPRKHAGVVSMFGRYFVKEGIVDEVYGKALTRAFELRTKADYNVFYSPVREEAEEILEDAEKFLEKAKEILKVVEYERESVEGVH